The following DNA comes from Quercus robur chromosome 1, dhQueRobu3.1, whole genome shotgun sequence.
ttgtCATGTCTATATTAAACTAAAATGAGAAGTaccaaaaaaagacaaaaaccaaataaaaagaaggaaaacgacaaaaccCATGTGAAATCCActcaaccaaatggaccctaaagACAAGGTTCAGACTTACTTTCATCAGGGCCATTAATGAGTTGATAAGCATGGAACTCACATGCCTCATGCAAGCTAAATGGGTTTAGCTGGAGAATGAATCCCCTAAAACCCACTATGCATACAAAAGATCACatagaaaaaatagagaaaaaaaatcacccaaGAACATCTACGAAGAGGCAAAGATCTACAATTAGCAATTTGTTTGTGTTCATGTCATGTTAACTTATGAGTATTTGATTATATATGTCACACAAGAAACATGACACATTTATTAATCGTGTTAGGATTCCATGATCCTAACATATATAATCTTCTCTTTGAAAAAGCAAGATAACTCATTGGCTcctccttaatttttttttttttttttttttttttttttacatccaaCCCAATGGACTCCATGATCGAGACACCTAATTCAAGTTGATTCTTTAAGAAATATGATCAGCCATGGAAAGTAAACATGATTTGCCTCTTCAAACTCCAAATTCATGAACTAAGTTtacattttttcattaattggGTAAGCTTGGATCCTATGGTTTGGAGGGAAAAGTATGATTCAATATCTCTTCTTTAGGTTCATAGAGTCGCTACGTGCATGAGCATATAATGCCTCAAAGAGTCATGTGAAatctttttttgtcttctcttgAAACTTCAATTTACAactactcttaaaaaaatcCCCAGGAGAATACTTTGTCACCCTATCTCACCTAATCTTATTCGATCCTCATTATCAGGAAGTCTCACCATTGAACTTATGTTAATTTACGACTTTATTATTGAActtttaatgattttaaaacACTAAAAGTTAAGGTTCGTTTTTATACCCGGCCCCATCTGCCCCTCCACACATGATTCAACATCAATGGCGACCCCCTGATCCACAAAACTATAAAGCCAACTTCGATGCAGCTGTCTTTAAAGCAACAAACACAGCAGGTATTGGTGTGATCATCAGAGATTGTGCTGGAAAAGTAATTGGTGCTCTATCCCCTTCAAATCCCACTTTCACAATCTGTTGTTGAACTGGAAGCTCTGGCTTGTCGACGGCCAGTTCAGTTCGCTTGGGAAATTGGTTTAAGGAGGGTAACCTTTGAAGGCAATTCAGCAGCAGTTATTCAAGCCATCACTCGTGGGAACTCAGATTTCTTACCTTTTGGAAATATCATTGATGATATTCGGAACCAAGTTGctggttttcaattttcagaattttttcaTGCTTATCGTATATGTAATACCGCGGCTGATGCTTTAGCAAAGAAGGCCAAACTTTGTACGGGGCTGCAAGTGTGGCTGGAGGACATCCCAGCTGACATTGCTCCCCTAGTCTCTTTTGATACTCATTGAAGTTCTATTAATTAAGCCCAGGCTGCCCTTAGTCTAGTttctccaaataaataaataaataaaattgtaaagagGGAAAATTTCAGACCTATCACAAGCTAACATATTATACTACAACATATGGTCAACTACAAAGCGTCACGTACTGCTACTAGTTTCTACCATCACCATTTAgaaaccaacaaaaattttccaagtatcaatgaaataaaaacataaaaagcatACACAATGCCAATCACACACCGGCGCATGTAAGCATAGACATAAGCAGTTCAATCAGGTGCTGACATGTGTCACCTTCAAAATTAAGATATTTCGGCCAATCAAACGATACCATGTGTCTTGGAGGAAAAATCTTAAAGCTCCTCCAAttaggctgtgacatgtgtcaccaatcagtCTCCGTcacgtgtcgctcacccactCCCAAAATCCTATAAATAGAAGTCTTCCTAAGTTATTTCTACACACCAAGACATCTTAGAAGAGATCTTTGAAGACACCAACACATCGAGGCATCCATGCCACAAGCAGCATCAAAGAAGATTAAGAAATACAGAAACTCTGTTGGAATTAAGCCCTGAAGCCTCCAAAAACTTCAACCTtaaatacaaagaacattcaAAGCATAATCATCAAAACTACTTGCCTAGATCTTAAAGTTTGCTAAAATCAAGCCCAAAAGCTTTCAAAAACTTCAAGAAAcaacaaatcagtgaagctctatGGATTCAAGCCCCAAAAGCTCCGAAGAACTTCCGCCACAAACCTTCAAATACGAAGAACATTCAAAGagaaatcatccaaatcatcttcctagatctcaaagttcactggaatcaagctcaaaagcctcaaGAAATTTCAAGAAACCACAAATTGGTGAAAGtctacggattcaagcctccaaagccccaAAGAATTTCCACCAGAAACCTTCAAAGACAAAGAACACacaagaacatgaagaacaaaggatttctaacaagctcatagccagagattcattgtaattttgtttcaaagatcttcgatccattcTTCAGCCAAATTGAAGTATATTTGGTGTTCGAATCAAAATCATATTACCACAATTCCAATCAACAAATCTTTCAAGGAAATCAAAttagaggatcactcttttgtaatcacaAAGAATTGTGCTACACATTGATCAATACAAGTTCatatttgtgaaactattttatttgtttgatttatttcaaacttgAATCTAGTCGTCcacaaatataatataagatgaataaaattttagtttgagttgaatttttaatttcttgaagcTTGAGATATAAACTTTTagctaaattaaattattctaataaaaataataattaataggaTAAGTAACCCATccctcaatatttttttagtattattccATGCTCCAGTACAAACTTGAGTCCCCACTCTCTCACGAATCCGAGTTCACTTCTGAGATTCGAATCCCTAACTTCAATTAGGGACTGCGAGGTTTTTTAGTCTTTAGCTATGATAGGAGGAATTATTAATTGTTAGTTTATAATAGGAATGGCAACAGGTCAAGTTTGGGGCGGGTTTTTAATGCCCGAACCCACCCTATAGGCCCGTtacccgaacccgacccatttaataaacagacttttttaaaaaaaaaatcccaaacccACCCCGTTGGGCCCTATAGGCCTTGCCCTAACCATTTtgccaaattaaaaaaaaaaaaaaaaaaaaaaaaaaaaaaaaaaaaatcaattttttgttttcagctTTAAGCCCTAACCCATGGCCGAATtatgaaatccaaaacaaatcaaatataaactaagcaaaaatcaaacataaacaaGAATCAAGTACTGCCTAATGAACCCAGGCCTAATGAAATTCACATCCAATGACATAGAATTCAAGCATTAGTGCATTACCCAATGAAACTGCACATCCATAAACAACCATTCGAAGAAAACTaatttacaaaaacaatatttttttggctCTTCTTGCCTTCACCAACTCGTTCAAGAAACTTGACTATGCCACAACCATTTGTGAGAAGAAGGCCCCAACTTGGTAGTAAATAACTATGAATCAGTACTGAAAGGGTACTGAGAGAGTGAGAGCGAAGGTGGTTCGATAAGAGCCCGCGTTGGCCTATAGGGGTGGATTGGTGGCagattgagagagtgagagtgaatTGAGGCATGAGGGAATGAGAGGCATGAGGGACTGAAAGAGTTGAGGGTGGGTCGGTGAGAGCTTGAGGGCCGAACTTGTAACGAATCGATGAGGCAGTGAGTCATTAACAACGCTTGAGGGCCTATAGTGAGAGTGAGTGAGGGTGAGACTTGAGAGTGAGTGCGAGTGGATGGGAGTGGGGCGGCTACTGTTGTAAGTGGGTGGGGGTGGGGGCGGCTGCTGAGTTCGAAATGGGATGGGGTGTGGGGCGAGGCAGCTGTTGAGTGAGTTTGAGAGTTAGGGTTAGATTAGTTTGAGAGTTTGGGTTAGAATAGCTTATataaataggtttttttttttggtaattttaggtTAAATAGGTCGAGTCAGGTCCGAGTTCGGGTAGGTATTATGCAAAACCCGCACTTGACTTGAACTCACTTcgggttttattttaaaaacccaAACTTGACCCTACTATTTTGTGAGTCAGGTCAGGTAAAAATTGTCATTCCTAGTTCATATAGATTGAAATTAGGATATTATGTAGtttttgaaattgggttttAGGTTTTCGCTTTTGTTATCTTtgaagttgtttttattttattttttgaaaatatattttcttttttttatgctttttaatTTAGTAATTAGTATTATATTTTAAGCTAAAATGCAAAGTTTACCCTCTAAGTTTCTTCAGAAtttatttcaatcctctaactttgcttttgttcattttagttCTCTAAGTTTCATATTGATTCAATTAAGGTATTTCcgtcaaattttgttaaaattttttgaaaaaaagaaaaagaaaatacttttcaatcattaattgaattttttaattaaaaaaatttgaagaaaaatttaaaaaattggaaaattaaccacaacatataacaaaagttgacagcaaaaccttaattaaataaacttgaaatttagaAGATTGAAATGTATGAAAGCAAATTTGGAGAACATAAATGAATTTTGGTGAAACATAGAAGGtgagttttgtattttagcatATAATTTAAATGGTGCAAGGAGtaaaagggattttttttttttttttttctaaagttttgaattcaaaagTACAGCTGGATTAAATTTaaagtctcaaaaaaaaaatttaaagccatagcgaaaaaaaaaaaaaaaaaaaaaaaatcacaagcaaacttaggaaaattattagatactcccggagtatcataaatgcgtactcccccctctcacataaatggtgggtcctaccataaatttaattaatgggatccaccattcatgtgagaggagggagtacgcatttatgatactccgggagtacacaataatttcc
Coding sequences within:
- the LOC126717811 gene encoding uncharacterized protein LOC126717811 → MIQHQWRPPDPQNYKANFDAAVFKATNTAALACRRPVQFAWEIGLRRVTFEGNSAAVIQAITRGNSDFLPFGNIIDDIRNQVAGFQFSEFFHAYRICNTAADALAKKAKLCTGLQVWLEDIPADIAPLVSFDTH